A portion of the Ardenticatenales bacterium genome contains these proteins:
- a CDS encoding lamin tail domain-containing protein, producing the protein MTVMNEHTPASADASLAVSQAIKGIASIVSIMTMVFTLLEILLPSSFVQPVGALICGLAVTIFLVWWYKWNLATLLTASLAFGLLLVILHLIVTRPAVVTGGIVDSQQQPQAGVSLTLTDVSGVAHSAISDTAGLFTISNVPEGAFVLQSDGELLFMGQVCSGWRRLLSSGQDLGTFAYRNVAPVTPVPTPLPTQEPPTPEPATPLPTQEPPLTPGVSPVQIVDIDYAPAASPLDEAVILRNVTDTPLDMTGWQLEDKQGHVFPFPSFTLDAGARVTIWTKEGENSRADLFWNIRTSVWNDDVSDTATLRNAVGDVVTTYTYTP; encoded by the coding sequence ATGACGGTCATGAATGAGCATACCCCGGCGTCAGCGGACGCCTCCCTGGCAGTCAGCCAGGCCATTAAGGGCATTGCGTCCATCGTCAGCATCATGACGATGGTGTTTACCCTGCTGGAGATCCTGCTACCGAGCAGCTTTGTGCAGCCCGTAGGGGCGCTCATATGCGGGTTGGCGGTGACGATCTTCCTGGTGTGGTGGTACAAGTGGAATCTGGCGACGTTGCTTACCGCTTCCCTGGCATTTGGCCTGCTGCTGGTGATTTTGCACCTGATTGTGACCCGCCCCGCCGTGGTCACGGGGGGGATCGTGGATAGCCAGCAGCAGCCACAGGCGGGCGTCTCCCTCACATTAACCGATGTCAGCGGCGTCGCCCACAGTGCCATTTCTGACACCGCCGGCCTGTTTACCATCAGCAACGTCCCTGAGGGCGCATTTGTCCTGCAGTCCGATGGGGAGTTGCTGTTTATGGGGCAGGTTTGCTCTGGTTGGCGGCGACTGCTGTCCTCGGGGCAGGATTTGGGGACATTTGCCTATCGCAATGTGGCGCCGGTCACGCCCGTTCCCACGCCGCTGCCCACACAAGAGCCGCCCACGCCGGAGCCGGCCACGCCGCTGCCCACACAAGAGCCGCCGCTGACGCCAGGCGTGTCACCGGTGCAGATTGTAGATATTGATTATGCCCCCGCTGCCTCGCCCCTGGATGAGGCTGTCATTTTGCGTAACGTGACCGATACTCCGCTGGACATGACCGGCTGGCAGTTGGAGGACAAGCAGGGACATGTCTTCCCCTTTCCTTCTTTTACGCTGGACGCGGGGGCGCGTGTGACAATCTGGACGAAAGAGGGGGAGAATTCCCGCGCCGATCTGTTCTGGAACATTCGCACGAGTGTTTGGAATGACGACGTCTCGGACACGGCCACGCTGCGGAACGCCGTGGGAGACGTTGTCACGACCTACACCTACACCCCCTAG
- a CDS encoding PQQ-like beta-propeller repeat protein has protein sequence MTRFRFVMLFLFCLAACGGEMPASNLTNTPTATTRATTTPTQPPATIPIPTDTPRPSRTPAPTIPATATPRPRPAAIPLPASRLGFGQLGTTLWVHNLPDVISRAPAVAADGHVYVVAGLSLYALTPDGREEWHTALSAGTDPVRRRAGAPVVAPDGRILVIAGDTLQTFAADGTPGWRWSGGDALTALPAFSPDGGVYVMTNAGNLWAFDPNGRVRWTTRLCAVSGTGSWPGPAVGADGVIYAACRDPHVFAIDPTGGDIRWAFAADEARGTGTDIVTTPLMGSDGTIYAANDAGTLFALHPDGQLRWSLLLARGIVAQSSLTRGPDNTVYLAVANRLYLVTAEGTIRRVFDLGVQQLSGLYGQDSPVAVAVDGSLIAKSTDQELLRFSTAGEVLWRARLTEQAGIEPSPPAVGTNHQLYIGLGPQLRAIQMDDVMMEGEALLLTAAAVGDAVRLPIMPASTLTPLNDQLAAYRAYEGARALQWSPDGALLAVAGTSGVRLFAVDAGSRPILLNQNVETTALAFDATAAYLAAVAADGVVRIWDVAGVKRVAALPRESPLGEAAGLTFLEGDDPALYLALFAPAADGPMGYLYLYDVTDMAQPAVSAAYSFTADSFTRSFAAAADGRRVALGDFLADVQVCTLPYGPWFETVFAPFGPPSALALSAAGHYLAAGTLAGRVQVVHVDSGFMVADIRPPADVTYVNVQAVLFRRNLDEIIFGESFRDEADEADQGRVAWWSLPRNVLLGARYADTAITHLALHPAGWFLAVATEKGLVVTDLAEWDDNE, from the coding sequence ATGACCCGTTTCCGGTTTGTTATGCTGTTCCTGTTTTGCCTGGCTGCCTGCGGTGGCGAAATGCCGGCATCTAACCTCACCAACACACCCACCGCGACGACCCGGGCAACGACCACGCCCACGCAACCGCCCGCGACCATACCCATCCCCACCGACACGCCTCGCCCCAGCCGAACGCCCGCGCCCACCATCCCCGCCACGGCCACACCCCGGCCGCGCCCGGCGGCCATCCCGCTGCCGGCATCCCGTTTGGGATTCGGCCAATTGGGGACAACCTTATGGGTGCACAACTTGCCGGACGTGATCAGCCGGGCGCCGGCGGTTGCCGCCGATGGGCACGTCTACGTGGTTGCCGGCCTGTCGCTGTACGCATTGACGCCGGATGGTCGTGAAGAATGGCATACCGCTCTGTCCGCCGGAACCGACCCGGTCAGACGGCGTGCCGGCGCGCCCGTCGTGGCCCCCGATGGGCGCATCCTGGTGATCGCCGGGGATACGTTGCAAACGTTTGCCGCCGACGGCACGCCTGGGTGGCGGTGGTCTGGGGGAGATGCGTTGACGGCGCTGCCGGCATTTTCCCCGGATGGCGGCGTCTACGTGATGACCAATGCCGGCAATCTGTGGGCATTTGACCCGAATGGACGTGTGCGCTGGACCACGCGCCTCTGCGCCGTCAGTGGCACCGGTTCCTGGCCCGGTCCGGCGGTGGGCGCGGACGGCGTTATCTATGCCGCCTGCCGTGACCCCCACGTTTTCGCCATTGACCCCACCGGCGGCGACATTCGCTGGGCTTTTGCGGCAGATGAGGCCAGGGGGACGGGCACGGACATCGTCACGACGCCCTTGATGGGGTCTGATGGAACGATTTACGCGGCCAATGATGCCGGCACACTCTTTGCCCTCCATCCCGACGGGCAACTGCGCTGGTCGCTGCTGCTGGCGCGTGGCATCGTGGCGCAATCTTCCCTGACGCGGGGGCCGGATAACACCGTCTACCTGGCCGTGGCGAACCGCCTCTACCTGGTGACCGCGGAAGGAACGATACGGCGCGTGTTTGACCTGGGCGTGCAGCAATTGAGCGGCCTATATGGGCAAGATTCGCCGGTGGCCGTGGCCGTCGATGGCAGTCTGATTGCCAAATCGACCGACCAGGAGCTGCTGCGCTTTTCCACTGCCGGCGAAGTGTTGTGGCGGGCGCGGTTGACGGAGCAGGCCGGGATCGAGCCGTCCCCGCCGGCGGTCGGGACCAATCATCAACTCTACATTGGGTTGGGGCCACAACTGCGCGCCATCCAGATGGATGATGTGATGATGGAAGGGGAGGCGCTGCTGCTGACGGCGGCGGCGGTGGGGGATGCGGTGCGGTTGCCGATTATGCCGGCATCCACCCTCACTCCCCTCAACGATCAACTCGCCGCCTACCGCGCCTATGAAGGCGCGCGCGCCCTGCAATGGTCTCCCGATGGCGCGCTGCTGGCCGTGGCCGGGACATCTGGCGTGCGTCTTTTTGCCGTTGATGCCGGCAGCCGCCCCATCCTGCTCAACCAGAACGTCGAGACCACGGCGCTGGCTTTTGACGCCACCGCCGCGTACCTGGCCGCCGTCGCTGCCGATGGCGTGGTGCGCATCTGGGATGTAGCCGGCGTGAAAAGGGTGGCCGCGCTCCCGCGGGAGTCGCCGCTGGGGGAGGCCGCCGGCCTGACGTTTCTTGAGGGGGACGACCCGGCGCTTTACCTGGCATTGTTTGCGCCCGCCGCCGATGGTCCCATGGGGTATCTGTATCTCTACGACGTGACGGACATGGCCCAGCCGGCGGTATCCGCGGCTTATTCCTTCACGGCGGACAGCTTTACGCGCTCCTTTGCCGCCGCCGCCGATGGCCGGCGCGTGGCCCTGGGGGATTTTTTGGCGGATGTACAGGTGTGTACGCTGCCGTATGGACCGTGGTTCGAGACGGTCTTTGCGCCATTTGGCCCACCGAGCGCGCTGGCTTTGAGCGCTGCCGGCCATTACCTGGCGGCGGGGACGTTGGCCGGGCGCGTGCAGGTCGTCCACGTCGATTCTGGCTTCATGGTGGCGGATATTCGCCCGCCGGCGGACGTCACCTACGTCAACGTGCAGGCCGTCCTGTTTCGGCGGAACCTGGATGAAATCATCTTCGGCGAGTCGTTTCGGGATGAGGCGGACGAGGCGGATCAGGGGCGGGTTGCCTGGTGGTCGCTGCCGCGCAACGTCCTGCTGGGCGCGCGTTACGCGGATACGGCCATCACCCACCTGGCGCTGCATCCGGCGGGATGGTTCCTGGCCGTTGCCACGGAAAAGGGGTTGGTGGTTACTGATCTGGCCGAATGGGACGATAATGAATAA
- a CDS encoding branched-chain amino acid ABC transporter substrate-binding protein, whose amino-acid sequence MPAHRRKLSTHKPYPPSSFVAELVGNLAPPEIRQTLTLLRRISQAFAYFVFFSRKPRRKRVKHIKTFTIFVLILVAVALVGCGGGDSAKGTIKIATQSPLSGGQSVLGVDIKNGAELAMEQLGGSLRDMGYSLELVAFDDQANPDTGVANAKNIVADPEILCGVGHLNSGVMIPSSEDYHNAGLVFVSPANTNPVVTDRGYLEVDRIVGRDDVQGVVAATYAKNLGITSVYILHDKTAYGQGVAEFFRQQAEKDGIQVLGFEGSEEKANFDPIITPILAANPELVYFGGIYDQAGVFFKQARDKGFQGIFMGPDGMDSSTLAELAGDALITGGGMVYSTVAGPANVYPGTAKFIEDFAAKYGAPPQPFSAQAYDSMGICLQGIEKAINDNGGELPTREQVALAVRATKDYAGITGSLSFNGIGDLESAKYFVIKVLSSDPTKWGDNAIEQTLDIAPPSP is encoded by the coding sequence ATGCCGGCACACAGGAGGAAGCTATCCACGCACAAACCCTATCCCCCCTCTTCATTCGTGGCCGAACTGGTGGGCAATCTTGCCCCGCCAGAAATCAGGCAAACGCTGACGCTGTTACGTCGCATTTCACAGGCGTTTGCTTATTTTGTTTTCTTTTCCCGAAAACCTAGGAGAAAAAGAGTGAAACACATCAAAACCTTTACCATTTTTGTCCTTATCCTGGTAGCCGTGGCTCTGGTTGGGTGCGGCGGCGGCGACAGCGCCAAAGGCACCATCAAGATTGCCACGCAAAGCCCTCTCTCTGGCGGTCAATCCGTGTTAGGCGTGGACATTAAGAATGGCGCGGAACTGGCCATGGAACAACTGGGCGGTTCCCTGCGCGACATGGGCTACAGCCTGGAGCTGGTGGCCTTCGATGACCAGGCCAATCCGGACACCGGTGTCGCCAATGCCAAGAACATCGTTGCCGATCCGGAAATCCTCTGCGGCGTCGGCCACCTCAACTCCGGCGTCATGATCCCGTCGTCGGAAGATTACCACAACGCGGGCCTCGTCTTCGTCTCCCCGGCGAACACGAACCCGGTGGTCACCGACCGCGGCTACCTGGAAGTGGACCGCATCGTCGGTCGTGATGACGTGCAGGGCGTCGTGGCCGCCACCTACGCCAAGAACCTGGGCATCACCTCCGTCTACATTCTCCACGACAAAACCGCCTACGGCCAGGGCGTAGCCGAATTCTTCCGCCAACAAGCGGAAAAAGATGGCATCCAGGTGCTGGGCTTTGAAGGCTCGGAAGAAAAAGCCAACTTCGACCCCATCATCACCCCCATCCTCGCCGCCAACCCAGAACTCGTCTACTTCGGCGGCATCTATGATCAAGCCGGCGTCTTCTTCAAGCAGGCGCGTGACAAAGGCTTCCAGGGCATCTTCATGGGTCCCGACGGCATGGACAGCAGCACGCTGGCCGAATTGGCGGGCGATGCACTGATCACGGGCGGCGGTATGGTGTACTCCACCGTTGCCGGCCCCGCGAATGTCTATCCGGGTACGGCCAAGTTCATTGAGGACTTCGCGGCCAAATATGGCGCGCCCCCGCAGCCGTTCTCCGCGCAGGCGTATGACTCGATGGGTATCTGCCTCCAGGGTATTGAGAAAGCCATCAACGATAACGGTGGCGAATTGCCCACCCGCGAGCAGGTGGCTCTGGCCGTGCGCGCGACGAAGGATTATGCCGGCATCACCGGCAGCCTCTCCTTCAACGGCATCGGCGACCTGGAAAGCGCCAAGTACTTCGTCATCAAAGTACTCTCCTCCGACCCGACCAAATGGGGCGACAACGCCATCGAACAAACCCTGGACATTGCTCCCCCCAGCCCATAA
- a CDS encoding methylcrotonoyl-CoA carboxylase, with protein MTQIISRINPNSPEFKENHAFNQALAAQLAERQRQAATDRAPRVIERHRQRGKLLVRERIDAILDEGSPFLELSPLAAWEMYEGEAPNAGIVTGIGRVQGSECMIIANDPTVKGGTYFPETVKKHVRAQTIAEENHLPCIYLVDSGGAFLHLQADVFPDKEHFGRIFYNMARMSGKGITQIAAVLGSCTAGGAYIPAMADETIIVKGNGTIFLAGPPLVKAATGAEVTAEELGGADVHTRLSGVADHFAETEEQALAWVRDIVAHLNRRKRAPWIMETPAEPAYDPAELYGVIPADSRVSYDVREVIARLVDGSRLSEFKARYGPTIVCGFSHIMGIPVGIVANNGLLFSESALKATHFIQLCGQRGTPLLFLQNIAGFMVGKQYENGGIAKDGAKMVMAVSNVNVPRITLLHGVSHGAGNYGMSGRAYDPRFLFSWPNSRISVMSGEAAAGTLWTVGQRSVLRQLENPTPEAIAAAEASFKQPVLTQYDRESSPYFATARLWDDGILDPAQTRMALALAFATTANAPLPDDRYGTFRM; from the coding sequence ATGACTCAAATTATCAGCCGAATCAACCCAAACAGTCCCGAATTTAAAGAGAACCATGCCTTCAACCAGGCCCTGGCGGCGCAGTTGGCGGAACGTCAGCGGCAGGCGGCCACGGACCGCGCGCCGCGGGTGATTGAACGCCACCGCCAGCGGGGAAAACTGCTGGTGCGGGAGCGTATTGATGCGATCCTGGACGAGGGCAGCCCGTTTTTGGAGTTGTCGCCGTTGGCGGCGTGGGAGATGTATGAGGGGGAAGCGCCCAATGCCGGCATTGTCACCGGCATCGGTCGCGTCCAGGGCAGCGAGTGCATGATCATCGCCAACGACCCCACCGTCAAAGGCGGAACCTACTTCCCCGAAACCGTCAAAAAACACGTCCGCGCCCAAACCATCGCCGAAGAAAACCACCTCCCCTGCATCTACCTCGTGGACTCCGGCGGCGCCTTCCTCCATCTACAAGCCGACGTCTTCCCCGACAAAGAGCATTTTGGCCGCATCTTCTACAACATGGCCCGCATGTCCGGCAAAGGCATCACCCAGATCGCCGCCGTCCTCGGCTCCTGCACCGCCGGCGGGGCCTACATCCCGGCCATGGCCGACGAAACCATCATCGTCAAGGGCAACGGCACCATCTTCCTCGCCGGCCCGCCGCTGGTGAAAGCGGCCACCGGCGCGGAAGTCACCGCCGAGGAACTGGGCGGCGCGGACGTACACACCCGCCTCAGCGGCGTCGCCGACCATTTCGCGGAAACGGAAGAGCAGGCGCTGGCCTGGGTGCGCGACATTGTCGCCCACCTCAACCGGCGCAAACGCGCGCCCTGGATCATGGAAACGCCCGCGGAACCGGCCTACGATCCCGCCGAACTATACGGCGTCATCCCCGCCGACAGCCGCGTCAGCTACGACGTGCGCGAAGTGATCGCCCGCCTCGTAGATGGCTCCCGCCTCAGCGAGTTCAAAGCCCGCTACGGCCCCACCATCGTCTGCGGCTTCTCCCACATCATGGGCATTCCCGTGGGCATCGTCGCCAACAATGGCCTCCTCTTCAGCGAATCCGCGCTCAAAGCCACCCACTTCATCCAACTTTGCGGGCAGCGCGGCACGCCGCTTCTCTTCCTGCAAAACATCGCCGGCTTCATGGTGGGCAAGCAGTATGAAAATGGGGGCATCGCCAAGGATGGCGCCAAGATGGTGATGGCCGTGAGCAATGTGAATGTGCCGCGCATTACGCTGCTGCACGGCGTCAGCCACGGCGCGGGCAACTACGGCATGAGTGGGCGCGCCTACGATCCCCGCTTCCTCTTTAGCTGGCCCAACAGCCGCATCAGCGTCATGAGCGGCGAGGCGGCGGCGGGCACGCTGTGGACGGTGGGGCAGCGCAGTGTCCTGCGCCAGTTGGAAAATCCCACCCCAGAGGCGATTGCCGCCGCCGAAGCCTCTTTTAAGCAGCCCGTGCTGACCCAATATGATCGGGAGAGCAGTCCCTATTTCGCCACGGCTCGCCTCTGGGACGATGGCATCCTCGACCCCGCGCAGACGCGGATGGCCCTGGCGCTGGCCTTTGCCACCACGGCCAATGCGCCGCTGCCCGATGATCGCTACGGCACATTCCGCATGTAG